From Cannabis sativa cultivar Pink pepper isolate KNU-18-1 chromosome 8, ASM2916894v1, whole genome shotgun sequence, a single genomic window includes:
- the LOC133030403 gene encoding protein FAR1-RELATED SEQUENCE 5-like encodes MNDEHTYEWETITAELNIIKPVNEIEIQDVLGKSLDKLEKWEAFYEMYAKRMGFGTRKDDVRRSHGVIVMRRWVCCSEGSKKIASPDTPRKKRPHDVTRTGCQAALRILLTQPCNTWKCKEFSTMHNHELASSSEVQFLRSYRVVSNGLLAQVRSMNSVGIKTANIMSHVALQSGGYEKMPCQLRDVYNRVAGAKREEKIETDSEGALGFLDCLAEKDPNFFVVYQVDDENRLANLFWADGNSRVDYVAFGDVLGFDTTYMTNEYNKPLTVLIGVNHHFNTCIFGFALLLHEKLPSYSWLLQKFLECHGDKKPNVVVTDQDAAMKQAIVEHMPDVTHRLCAWHLNTNASKKVKDPIFLKTFKDLMYNYYEEEEFEARWLDVIQTQQLTDNEWCQTTFESRQQWAETYLRGSFVACE; translated from the coding sequence ATGAATGACGAACACACTTATGAATGGGAAACCATCACAGCAGAGCTAAACATCATAAAACCAGTGAATGAGATTGAGATACAGGACGTGCTAGGCAAGAGTCTCGACAAACTGGAAAAATGGGAAGCATTCTACGAAATGTATGCGAAACGAATGGGTTTCGGCACAAGGAAAGACGATGTACGACGTTCTCATGGGGTCATTGTAATGCGGAGGTGGGTTTGTTGTTCAGAGGGTTCGAAAAAAATCGCATCACCGGACACACCAAGAAAAAAAAGACCTCATGATGTCACTAGAACCGGATGTCAGGCAGCATTGCGTATTTTACTCACACAACCGTGTAACACTTGGAAATGCAAAGAGTTCAGCACAATGCACAATCACGAGCTGGCTTCATCAAGTGAGGTACAATTTTTGAGATCATATAGAGTTGTCTCCAATGGGTTGCTTGCCCAAGTTAGGTCGATGAACTCCGTAGGAATTAAAACTGCCAACATAATGTCTCatgttgctttgcaaagtggaggttacgagaaaatgccatgtcaaCTTCGAGATGTGTACAACAGGGTTGCTGGTGCGAAGCGAGAAGAGAAGATAGAGACGGACTCAGAAGGGGCTCTGGGATTTCTTGATTGTCTCGCAGAGAAGGATCCTAATTTCTTCGTTGTCTATCAGGTTGACGACGAGAATCGCTTGGCTAACTTATTCTGGGCAGATGGAAACTCACGCGTGGACTATGTAGCTTTTGGGGATGTACTAGGATTTGACACAACCTACATGACGAATGAGTACAATAAGCCCCTCACTGTTCTCATTGGCGTCAACCACCATTTCAACACATGCATCTTCGGATTTGCTCTCCTCCTCCACGAGAAGCTTCCATCATATTCTTGGCTACTTCAAAAATTTCTAGAATGCCATGGAGATAAGAAGCCAAATGTTGTAGTTACTGACCAAGATGCGGCCATGAAACAGGCTATCGTTGAACACATGCCTGATGTTACGCACCGTCTCTGCGCTTGGCATCTCAATACAAATGCTTCGAAAAAGGTTAAAGATCCGATCTTCTTAAAAACATTTAAGGATCTCATGTACAACTACTACGAGGAGGAAGAATTTGAAGCAAGATGGTTAGACGTCATCCAAACCCAACAACTAACAGATAATGAATGGTGTCAAACAACATTCGAGTCAAGACAACAATGGGCAGAAACGTATTTAAGGGGTTCATTCGTTGCGTGTGAATGA